The following nucleotide sequence is from Mucilaginibacter sp. cycad4.
ATAATGTGGCAGGGATATTAGCTTACTTAAATGATAAGGTGTTATATCAAGGATTTCGAATTGCTTATTAATCAGATAACTATAGAAATTTTCATAGCCAATTTCAATATTAAGCTTTTTTAAAGCGACCTTGATAGCCATTTCCCATAGTGACGCCATACTTACATAACATTGATTATCGGGATCTTCGATTAATTGTTTGGCTGTTTTAGATAATCTATCATCAGAAGCCTGAAACCAAAGGATTGCCTGTGTATCAATAAGCAACTGCATTACATATAATCTTTGAAATCCTCAAGTGGTTCGTCAAAATCTTCCGACATCCAAATTTTGCCTTTCAAACTTCCATATCCCCTTACAGTCTGATTCCCATCTAACAATTCAACATTGGTAAACTTTTTCAAAAGCTTATCTACATCTTTCTCTATCTGAGTTTGTAAGTCAGGTGGTAATTGATCAAGCTTTTTTATAAGTGTAGCACTAACCATATTCTTAAACTTAATAAAGCTAATTTACAAAAAACAAATCTTATCTCCCAAAAGCCCAAACCAAAAACTTGGCCATCGCCTTGCCCCACGTAGCAGTATCATGCGTACCTCCTACTACTTCAACATACTGAATTTCCTCCGGGCGTTTAAAACCATTGGCTTCCATTTCCCTGATCAGGTCGATGGTATCATCAATGGCATCGATAATGCCATTTTTATTACGGTCGCTGGTTTCATCTCTGGTGCCGGTTTGCAGCCAGGCGCTGATAGCCGGTTTATTTTTGGTTTCCCTTATTACCTGGTGCATTAACCTGTCGGCCTCGGTGTAACCTTTAGCGAGATCTTTCCCTCTCCACCAAAACGAACCTGAAAAAACGCCGGTTTTATTGAACAATGCAGGGTTGTTCCAAACAATATCAAAAGCAGATAAGCCACCGAGCGAAAAGCCGGCAAAGGCCGTTATATCAAACTCATTAAAGCCGGTCAACTGTTGTAATTGAGGCAGCAATTCTTCTTTTATAAATTGTGTATATACAGCAGCTTTTGCGCCACGGCCTTTAAAATCGGGCTTACCCGCAATGCCATATTCATCAAGGCGGTCATCTCCGGCATGGATAGCCACAATCAGTACCGGTTTAAGCCGATTGGTATTGTATAAGGTTTCGAGCGTATTTTTTAACCCCAGGCTCTCCAGTTCCTGTCCATCGTTGAGTAACAGTAAATTCAGAGGCTCAGCAATATCGCCATCCTCGGGTTTCAGGACGGTTAAAGTTACTTCCCGCTCAAGCAGTGCTGAGGTTATATTTATTTCCTGTTCGGTTATCGTCATTTCAGTATCAAGCCAACCCGGGTACATCTCTTTCTAAATTAAAATTAAGGGCGCAAAAATAAGCTATACTTTTTACTTTTTGGCGGCTAAGGATTAATATTATCAGGCTGTTGCCTTTTTCAAACAAACCTCCTAACTTACAATCATTATAAAAACTACACTGCTTTGACCGAAAAATTTCACCGCTGGCACTCCCCCAACACCAACACCGACCTCGAAATGCTGGTATTCGGCGACCGCGGTTACCCTGTGATCGTTTTCCCGACCACAAAAGGCCGCTACTATCAAAACAAAGATTTCGGCCTTATCGAAAGCGTAAAATGGTTTGTTGACAATGGCCTGGTGAAGATCTATTGCCCCGATACCATCGACGACCGCAGCTGGTACAACAAAGGCATCCACCCGGCCGATAGGGCCAAAACCTATGCAGGTTACGATCGCATGCTGGTAAACGAGCTTATCCCCTGGGCAATGCATGAAACAGGTGTTGGCAAAGTAGCTGTGGCCGGCTGTAGTTTTGGCGGATACCATGCAGCCAATTTCGCATTCAAGCACCCCGAAAAAGTAAAGCACCTGTTTAGTATGGGCGGGGCTTTTGACATTAAAATGTTTACCGATGGCTATTATGATGACAACATTTTTTATAACAACCCGGTTGATTTTTTGCCGGGCAGCAATCATCAGGATCTTTGGCAAATGAACATTGTACTTGGTACATCCGAGTATGACATCTGCAAAAGATATAATATTCAGCTCTCAAATATTTTAAAACAAAAAAACATTAAACACTGGCTGGATATCCGCCCATTTGCGAATCACGACTGGCCCATCTGGCGCGAAATGTTCCCGCATTATCTATCAACAATTAAATAAAGAGGCAAGAAATCAAGATTCAAGAAACAAGAAAATAAGATTCAAGAGACGGGAAATACAGATTCAAGAGGCAAGAGTTTAAGAGACAGGAAAGAAATGAAAAAATGAAAAAATAAAGAGCAAGATTTACATCAACCTGAAACCCAAAGAAAAACAAACATATAAACACCTACTACCATGAAAAAAATTGGCATCTTATTCGGACAGGAAGATTCGTTTCCGCAAGCATTTGTTGACCGTGTAAACCAAAAGGCAGAAAAAGGCATCAGTGCCGAGTTTGTACGGCTTGATAAGGTAATGCAGGCCGAACCGCTTGATTATGCTGTGATCATTGACCGTATTTCGCAGGATGTGCCTTACTATCGCGCAGCCCTGAAAAATGCCGCTATTTGCGGTACTGCTGTTATCAACAACCCTTTTTGGTGGAGCGCTGACGAAAAGTTTTTCAACAATGCCCTTGCTGTAAAAATCGGGGTACCCGTACCCAAAACGGTGATCCTGCCATCAAAGGAATTGCCCGATGATACTACCAATAAGTCATTCCGGAACCTGGCTTACCCGCTTGATTGGAACGGCATTTTCAATTATGTAGGTTTTCCGGCCTATATGAAACCGTTTGACGGCGGCGGCTGGAAAGAGGTTTACAGAGTAGAAAACGAGAAGGATTTTTTCAGCAAATACGATAAAACCAAACAGCACGTGATGATGCTGCAGGAAGAGGTAGTTTTTGACGATTACTTTCGCTGTTATTGCATTGGCGGCAAACATGTACGCATCATGCAGTATGAACCCCGCAACCCGCACCACCTGCGCTATGAACACGGTAAGGCACCGGCCTCCAAAAAACTGTTGGATACCATTAAAGATTATGTAATAAAACTAAATCAATATTTAGGTTACGATTTTAATACGGTTGAGTTTGCCGTTCGCGATGGCATTCCTTATGCTATTGATTTTTGTAACCCCGCTCCTGATGCTGAAGTTACCAGCGTAGGCCAGGAAAACTTTGACTGGGTGGTTGAAACTGCCGCCGATTACGCCATTGAACGTGCAAAAAGTCAAAAGGACGGCGTCGATAACCTTACCTGGGGCGAGTATGTAAAAACATCGGCAGCAAAAACACCACTGGTAGCGGCTGCTAAAAAAGCCGCTGTTAAAGCCGATGTATCGGTAGCTGCGGTTGACCATGCCATTGAAGCAGAAGGGAAAGTAAAGAAAACCAAAGTAGCTAAGGCGCCGGTTACAAAAGCTGCTGCTGCGAAGGAGCCGGTGGTAAAAGAACCGGTTGTGAAAGCCGCTGCTGTAAAAGAAAAAGCAGCGATTAAGCCTAAAAAGGCGGCTAAGAAATAATATTAAGTCATGCCGAACTTGTTTCGGCACCTCACTTGTAAGTTAAGCTTGCATGGTCTATACCCTGCGTGTGGGGTGCTGAAACAAGTTCAGCATGACGTTTTCATTACTAACCCTAACCAATTATGAACGAATTTACCTTAGGTGTTGAAGAAGAATTTATGGTGATTGATCCCGTATCGCGGGAACTGAAATCGCATGAGCAAAAAATTGTGGATGCAGCCCAAAAGATCCATGAAGACCAGGTAAAAGCCGAAATGCACCAGGCCGTGGTTGAGGTGGGCACCCATATTTGCCGCAATACAGAAGAAGCCCGTAAAGAAGTGGGTAAGCTTCGTACCACGGTGGCCCAACTGGCCGGAGATATTGGCCTGCGTATTGGCGCTGCCGGTACACATCCTTTTTCACACTGGCAGCACCAATTGATTACCGATAATCCAAGATATTTTGAAATTGTGGATGAGATGCAGGAGGCTGCCCGCTCCAACCTCATTTTTGGGTTGCATGTGCATGTAGGCATCCAGTCGCGCGATATGGCTATTCATATAGCCAACCAGGTGCGGTACTTTTTGCCGCATGTGTATGCGCTTTCAACCAATTCGCCGTTTTGGGAAGGGCGAAATACCGGTTTTAAATCGTTCCGCACCAAGGTTTTTGATAAGTTTCCGCGTACGGGCATCCCCGATTATTTCAGCAGTATTGAGGAGTACGACCGCTACATTAAGCTGCTCGTAAAAACCAATTGTATTGATAACGCCAAAAAAATCTGGTGGGATATCCGTGTACACCCATTCTTTGAAACCATCGAATTCCGAATTTGCGACTGCCCTATGCTTGTTGATGAAACCATTGCTTTTGCTGCGCTATTCCAGGCATTGTGTGCCAAGCTTTACAAACTACGGGCACAAAACATGAAGTTCATTAACTATTCGCGTGCGCTTATCAATGAAAATAAATGGCGCGCAGCCCGTTACGGCATCGACGGAAAAATGATAGACTTTGGTAAGGAAATGGAGGTAAATACCCGCTCACTGATATTGGAGCTGCTTGATTTTGTAGACGATGTAGTTGACGAACTTGGCTCGCGCGATGACCTGCAATATGTACACAATATACTGGAGCATGGCACCGGTGCCGACAGGCAACTGGCCATTTACCAGCAAAACAATAACTTTGCCGATGTGGTGGATTATATCACCTCACAAACACTGAAGGGGTTGTAAGCCCCTCCCAAACCCTCCCCGGTAGGGAGGGCTTTAAACAGCTGGGAGTAATAAAAGGGGATAAAATATTTTTTAACATAAAACAAAAAGTCTCCCCTACCGAGGGAGATTTAGAGGGGGGGGCTCGGGCATATGAAACCGGAAATAAAAGTGGCCATACTTGATCTGTATGATGGGATAGCGAACGAAGGTATGCGCGGTTTCCAGGATATTTTGAAGCGATATAAGGCCGAACATGATCTGAATTTAAGCTACCAGATCTTCGATGTACGCCGCAAATGCGAAATGCCGGGTACCAATTTTGATATCTATATTTCAAGCGGTGGCCCGGGTAACCCGTTAGAAACCGAGGGTACCGAATGGGAAAAGAAATATTTTAACCTGGTTGATAAGCTGGAAGATCATAACTTATCCAACAACAGTAACAAAAAGCATGTGTTCTTTGTGTGCCATTCGTTTCAGTTAATGTGCCGTCATTACAAGCTGGGCGATATCAATATGCGCCGTTCCCCTTCATTTGGGGTACTGCCGGTTAATAAAACCGAACTTGGTTTAAATGAGCCTTTATTTGAAGGTTTAGCCGAGCCTTTTTACGCCGTTGATTCACGAAGCTGGCAGGTGATCAACCCGGATGAAAAACGTTTTAAGGAACTGGGTATGCAACTGGTGGCGATAGAAAAAGAACGTCCGCATGTTGATTTGCCCAGGGCTATGATGGCTATCCGGTATAATGATTATTTCTTCGCCACGCAGTTTCATCCCGAAGCCGACGCCGGAGGGATGAAGGGAATGCTGCTTCGCGAAGAAAAAAAGCAGGAGGTGATCAGCGAGCATGGTGAGGTTAAATACAAGGAAATGCTTGAACGCCTTGATGATCCGGATAAAATAACATATACCCAGCATACGCTGATCCCTGATTTTTTGGATATGGCGGTTGGCCCCACCCAACCCTCCCCTAAAGGGAGAGGGCTTTTAGAAGTTAAAGAAGATTAATAATTTTATTATAAACCGTAATAAAAAAGCCTCCCCTTCAGGGGAGATTTAGAGGGGCTAATAATGAATCCATCGGTCAGAAAAACATTTAACGAAACATTCAGCGAAGAAAAATACAGTCAATTTCTTGATCAGCTCAATAACGACTTCAAAGAGCCCGTGCCTTTCCGCGTTGCGGAAACACCTGTTTTTTTGACTGCTGATTTCCGTGATAGGCTCAAAGCCGCAGGTAATGATATTATAAATACCATCCTTAGGCCCGATTTTAAGGAATTGACCGAGCGGGCTATCCCCGATTTTTGGCGGGTAGCTAATGAAAACGATCATCCTCATTTTATCGCGCTGGATTTTGGCATCTGTAAAGATGAACAGGGAAATATCGTACCCAAACTCATAGAATTGCAGGGCTTCCCCTCCCTTTATGGTTTCCAGGTACTTTTAGGCGATACTTACCGGGAGGTTTATGATCTTCCTGATGATGAAACTATCTTTTTTAGCGGATTAGATAAACAAAGCTACCTTGATCTGCTTAAAAAAACCATCATCGGCCCTTACCAACCCGATGAAGTTGTATTGATGGATGTAAACGCCCCGGAGCAAAAAACAGCGGTTGATTTTCATCTCACTCAAAAATACATTGGTACGCCTGTGGTGTCGTTGAGTGATCTGATGCAGGATGGTAAAAAGCTTTATTATATGGCCGGCGATCAAAAGAAACAAATCAAACGCATCTACAATCGCCTGATATTTGATGAAATAGCCGGCGACCCGGATATTTTTAACAAAGTGGCAGATATAAGGCAGCCCCTTGAGGTTGAATGGGTTGCACACCCCAACTGGTTTTACCGCGTCAGCAAATTCACCATGCCTTTTTTAACAGGCGATTACATCCCAAAAACGCAGTTTTTGCACCAATTAGAACAAATCCCTGCCGATTTGGAAAACTATGTGCTTAAACCGTTGTTCTCTTTTGCAGGTCAGGGAGTAATTATTGATATCAGAAACAACGATATAGAAGCCATTACAGATCCTGAGAACTGGATCTTACAGCAAAAGGTAAATTACGAACCTGTTGTACAATCGCCGGAAGGCGGCGTAAAGGCCGAGATCAGGTTGCTTTACCTTTGGCCAAATGGGGATGAAAAACCCACACTTGCCATAAACCTTGCACGGTTAAGCCGTGGAAAAATGATAGGCGTACGTTATAATAAAGATTATAACTGGGTTGGCGGCACAGTTGCTTTTATGCCTCGTTAAACTTTGTACTAATTGCCCTGTCTGTACGTATATATTAAATAATGCTTAATTTTGTCTTTATGAATATGCAAATCATCATTATCGCGATACTTTTTGCAGGCGCTGTTTTTTACATCGGCCGTATGATGTACAGGGCGCTTACTACCAAAAAAAGCTGTGGCGGCAATTGCAAATGCGGTGTTGATTTTTCAGGCATTGAACCTGGAAAAACCACCAAATAATGCTCAACTCCTATTTCATACAATCTTCATAAGTAACCCATACTTTAGTAAAGTAATTTTCCTTAATGTCATCAAGCAAGCAAGTTTTTCAAGCTGATAACCCCGGTAGGTGGAACCGTTTTAAATGGTTAAGCCGTGTACTGCTGGCTGCACTGGTTATCGGCATTATAGCCGTTGTTGTTACTATCCGTTCAACTTATTACCCTGAGCTTCCCAACCTTAACCCTGCTCCCAAAAAAATGACCAAAGAGGAGCTTGAGCAGTTAAAAAGATCAACAAAGTTTAAATCGTTCAAAATTCAAAAGTCTGAGATAGAAGCACTTGAACGGGCCCGGAAACTTCATCAAATCAAACAACCAAACAATAAAGACCGTATAAACGCCGCTTTTTATCGTGCCTGGGAACCACAGGCTTATAACTCACTGGTGGTGAACATCGGTCACCTGGATATGGTAGTAAGCGAAGGCTTTTCTATAGTACCTAAAACCGATACCGTTGTAACCAAGCTCGATACCGGGCTAATGAACCTCAATAAAAAATATAACAAACCCATTGTTGTTTCGCTGTCAAACTATGTAAACTACAATAACACCCACGGCGGCTATGACACTAAAGATGTTGACCGGATTGTTAACAATAAAACACTCCGCAGTAATTTCATTAACAGCATAGTTAACTCGCTCACTAAAAATAAGCTAAAGGGTATTAATGTTGATTTTGATGAGCTGCGCGACCGAAACAGCAAAAATTACATAGCCTTTCAAAATGAGCTATATGCAACCCTGCATGCCAAAGGCTTCCTGGTTACGCAAAACGTGGTTCCCGAGGATGAAACTTTTGACATTACAAGGCTTCAGCATGTAAACGATTTCCTGTTCATCATGGCCATTGATGAGCACTATGAGGCTACAAATGCCGGCGATCTTTCAAATCAGCGCTGGGTTGAACAGATCCTGGACGAGGTATGTTCGAAGGTTCCGTCAGAAAAAGTAATTTTAACATTTGCGGGCGGCGCCTATGACTGGCCCGAAGGCAGTGTTGGTAAAACCATTGGTTACCAGCAGGCTATCAGTACTGCAGAGGAGCAAAAAAGCAAGATCACTTTTGATCCTAATTCGGCCAACCTGCATTTTACTTATATGGACAAGGACAGCCTTGACCATACCATTTACTTTACCGATGCGGCAACGAATTTTAACGTGATCCGCATGGCCGATGACTGGGCAACCGGCGGCGTGGCACTATGGCGTTTAGGGGCCGAAGATCCACGCCTGTGGACATTTTTCCAGAAAAACCTGTCGATAGACTCATTGAAAAAAACGGGTGTGGATATGCGCAAACTTACATCTGTAGGTTTAAACAACCGTGTAAATGTGGACTATGATGGCGATGGTGAAGTGCTTGACCTTATTACCACCCCTACTACTGGAGTGATCGACGTAAAAATGGACCCGGCTACATTTACCATCCTCGATCAGCATTATATAAAACTTCCCACTAAATATGTGATCCGCAGGTATGGTTATGCCCCTAAGAAAGTGGTTTTAACTTTTGACGATGGCCCCGATCCTGATTTTACACCCCGTATTTTAGATATCCTTAAAGCCGAAAAAGTACCGGCAGCATTCTTTGTTGTAGGTGCTATGGCCGAAAAAAACATACAGCTGCTCCGGCGCGAGTATGAAGAAGGTTATGAAATAGGCAACCACACGTTTTTCCACCCCGATATTTCAACCATCAGTTTAAAGAGGGTAATACTGGAGCTTAACTCTACCCGTAAGCTTATTGAATCGGTAACCGGCCGAAGCACTATCCTGTTTCGCCCGCCGTTTAATGCCGATGCCGAACCGCAAACCCTTGCCGAGGTTATCCCGGTTGCTGAAAGCCGCCGTCAGAGTTATATCACCATTGGCGAATCTATCGACCCCTGGGATTGGCAGCCCGGCGTAACTGCCGATAGCATTATTGCCCGTACCATCAGGCAAAAAGATAACGGATCGATGATATTGCTGCATGATGCCGGAGGTGATACCCGTGAAGAAACCGTTAAAGCCCTTCCCGCAATCATTCACTACTTTAAATCGCACGGCTACGAGTTTACCACTATTGCCGATGTGCTGGGTAAAACTAAAGACGACCTGATGCCGCCCATTAAACCGGATCCAAGCACAGGCATTTTCGGCCCGGCCTATGACGTTTTTATTCATGGTTATTACTATATAAACTGGGTGCTGATCTATATATTCCTGTCGGCCATATTCCTGGCCATTGGCCGCATTGTGCTAATCGGCATTTTGGCTGTGAGACAGCGAAGCGTGGATAAAAAATCCAAAAAGCTTGATCGCAATACGGATGTAATGCCTGCGGTAAGCATCATTGTTCCTGCCTACAACGAGGAGGTTAATGCAGTAGCAACTATACAAAGTCTGCTTAAAACCGATTATCCATCGTTCGAGATCATTTTTGTTGATGACGGATCAAAAGATAAAACCTTTGCGGTTGTGGAAGCCGCTTATGCAGGCAACCCGCTGATCAAAATTTTAACCAAACCCAACGGCGGCAAAGCGTCGGCACTAAACTTTGGTATTACCCATGCCCAAAATGATTTTGTGGTTTGTATTGATGCCGATACCCAGCTCAAAACTGATGCTGTTTACCAGTTGATGACCTACTTTACAGACGAGGAAATAGGCGCCGTAGCCGGAACCGTTAAAGTTGGTAACGAAACCAATATCATTACACGCTGGCAGTCGATAGAGTATATCACTGCGCAAAACATGGACCGCCGTGCATTCGATCTCATCAACAGTATTACCGTTGTACCCGGGGCCATAGGTGCGTTCCGTAAATCGGCTATTTTCCGCGCAGGCGGGTTTACTTATGATACCCTTGCCGAGGATTGCGACCTCACCATGCGTATACTTAAGCAAGGCTACGTGGTGCGTAATTGTGCCGAAGCCATTGCTTACACCGAGGCGCCCGAAACAATAAACATGCTGCTGAAACAACGTTTCCGCTGGAGTTTTGGCGTAATGCAAAGTTTCTGGAAAAACCGCGACGCACTGTTTAATAAAAAATACAAGTTTTTTGGAATGGTGGGGATGCCTAACATCCTTATTTTCCAGATCATATTGCCGCTGTTCTCCCCCCTGGCAGACCTGATGATGCTGTTCGCCCTGTTCGGCGAAAAACCAGAGAAGATGCTGCTATATTACGTAGCATTTGTGTTGGTTGATTTTATAGTAGGTATCATCGCTTTCCGCATGGAAAAGGAAGACTACAAGAAACTCATCTACATTATCCCGCAAAGGTTTATGTGGCGGCAGCTAATGTACTATGTGCTGTTTAAATCGCTGCGAAAAGCCCTAAAAGGCGAACTGAGCGGATGGGGCGTACTTAAGCGCACCGGTAATGTAAAAGTTGGTGGCGATGGCGGTAAAAAATCGCAGCCGGTTTATATTGTTATCGGTGTTGCAATAATTGCTGTGATCGTGTATTTACTGTATAAGCACTTTAGTTAAAAATGGATTGATTTACCTCGCCGCCATTTGCCCTGCCTTCTTCCGTCTGGATGAACGATACCGTTGTGGTGCTGTTATCGTACTGGATCCCGTTGTCGTATTCCGTGGTCGTGGTGGTGCCGCCTGCGGTATACAGTTTCCGGAGCTTATTGCCCGATGCACTGTAAACATACACCACTGTACTGCCGTTATTTTTGGTGATCGTCTGCGGCAGGTTCAGCATATTGTAGCTGTTACTGCTGATGCCCTTGTTCTGGTCGCGCAGGTGGTTACCGTTACCATCATAGATGTATTCATTAGCCGGCTTCACCAGTTCGGTAAGGCCGGCAGTGCCCCGTATAGAGTGAGGCATCATCGATCCGGTTCAGCCGGTAAAAGCTGTAGGTATAGGTCAGCGTATCGATCTGCGTTTTTGCATTCCCGATATTGTCATACCTGCCCAGACTGCTGATATTGCCCATGTTGTCATACACCACATTCTCATCGTAGTACCCATCTTTCGGGGTACCTGTTGTCGATACCGCAGCCCTCAGCCTGTTCAGGTGGTCGTAGCCGTAATCATAGGTTTGTTTTACCGGGGTTATTGTTATTGTGTCTGCCGTATACGAGTGCTCAAAATCAATTTAGCCTATCAACAAAAAATCCCGGATGTATCGTCCATCCGGGATTTGCATATTCATGAACTTATGCAATAGTGCCAAATAGCTTTTACCTGATTACCCTGCCCGATATCCATGCGTCGGTAAAGGCAGCCATTGAAATTATCACACGCCACAGGCGTGCGCCAGCGATGGGATTTATACTCATTACTTTATATCTATTGAGTGCTGTTCAAGCAGCATTATAATTCACACGCCACAGGCGTACGACAGCTTAGGAGTACCGAACCCACAATCCCAGCGCTTCATACTCGCGCCAAATCGAAGTACACCACGCAATTTGGCAACGTTGCATACGTGCGGCGGCGTAAAGAATTGAGCTTTTTACCTAAAGATGAACTACTATAAATTGTCTATAAGCGTCTGCTGCTAATCTTTTAACAGTGTTAATGTTCAAAATAGCCCCCTTCTCAATAATGGTCTTTTCGGCAGCTTTAAACCACTCAATTGGAATATTATCAATAGGCTTCGGAGGCATAAACTTAAAGGATGACAAATCTTCATGGTTTGTTTCTATAGAATGAATAGTCGCTTTTGAAAGACCGGCTAATTCATTTACTTCAACACTATTCATAACATCATAACACAAGCCTGGTTGACTTAGGAAACGACTTTCGGTAATTTCTATCGTTTTTATGAATGCTTTAATTGCTTCGTCATCCTCCCCGTCCCACCAAGCATCTTTCACTCCTTCCTTGCGATACCTTTCCTCTAACAACATATCCCTTTCTCCTTTAGTTAAGAAGCTACCTACCCTTTCATAAGAGTTATTCGGTATATCTCCCCAAACGGCTCCCCAGCAGGTTACCTTAGAAAGATAATATGAGGCTGTAAACATCGAGTCATAATATCTTGATATAGTGAGTCCAACAGTTAAAAACAGATTAACATCGGCTGTCTTGATAT
It contains:
- a CDS encoding type II toxin-antitoxin system VapC family toxin; protein product: MQLLIDTQAILWFQASDDRLSKTAKQLIEDPDNQCYVSMASLWEMAIKVALKKLNIEIGYENFYSYLINKQFEILDITPYHLSKLISLPHYHGDPFDRLLISQSIAENFTIISADQHFKAYPASVVW
- a CDS encoding DUF2281 domain-containing protein, translating into MVSATLIKKLDQLPPDLQTQIEKDVDKLLKKFTNVELLDGNQTVRGYGSLKGKIWMSEDFDEPLEDFKDYM
- a CDS encoding alpha/beta hydrolase-fold protein — translated: MTITEQEINITSALLEREVTLTVLKPEDGDIAEPLNLLLLNDGQELESLGLKNTLETLYNTNRLKPVLIVAIHAGDDRLDEYGIAGKPDFKGRGAKAAVYTQFIKEELLPQLQQLTGFNEFDITAFAGFSLGGLSAFDIVWNNPALFNKTGVFSGSFWWRGKDLAKGYTEADRLMHQVIRETKNKPAISAWLQTGTRDETSDRNKNGIIDAIDDTIDLIREMEANGFKRPEEIQYVEVVGGTHDTATWGKAMAKFLVWAFGR
- a CDS encoding alpha/beta fold hydrolase → MTEKFHRWHSPNTNTDLEMLVFGDRGYPVIVFPTTKGRYYQNKDFGLIESVKWFVDNGLVKIYCPDTIDDRSWYNKGIHPADRAKTYAGYDRMLVNELIPWAMHETGVGKVAVAGCSFGGYHAANFAFKHPEKVKHLFSMGGAFDIKMFTDGYYDDNIFYNNPVDFLPGSNHQDLWQMNIVLGTSEYDICKRYNIQLSNILKQKNIKHWLDIRPFANHDWPIWREMFPHYLSTIK
- a CDS encoding carboxylate-amine ligase; translated protein: MNEFTLGVEEEFMVIDPVSRELKSHEQKIVDAAQKIHEDQVKAEMHQAVVEVGTHICRNTEEARKEVGKLRTTVAQLAGDIGLRIGAAGTHPFSHWQHQLITDNPRYFEIVDEMQEAARSNLIFGLHVHVGIQSRDMAIHIANQVRYFLPHVYALSTNSPFWEGRNTGFKSFRTKVFDKFPRTGIPDYFSSIEEYDRYIKLLVKTNCIDNAKKIWWDIRVHPFFETIEFRICDCPMLVDETIAFAALFQALCAKLYKLRAQNMKFINYSRALINENKWRAARYGIDGKMIDFGKEMEVNTRSLILELLDFVDDVVDELGSRDDLQYVHNILEHGTGADRQLAIYQQNNNFADVVDYITSQTLKGL
- a CDS encoding GMP synthase: MKPEIKVAILDLYDGIANEGMRGFQDILKRYKAEHDLNLSYQIFDVRRKCEMPGTNFDIYISSGGPGNPLETEGTEWEKKYFNLVDKLEDHNLSNNSNKKHVFFVCHSFQLMCRHYKLGDINMRRSPSFGVLPVNKTELGLNEPLFEGLAEPFYAVDSRSWQVINPDEKRFKELGMQLVAIEKERPHVDLPRAMMAIRYNDYFFATQFHPEADAGGMKGMLLREEKKQEVISEHGEVKYKEMLERLDDPDKITYTQHTLIPDFLDMAVGPTQPSPKGRGLLEVKED
- a CDS encoding FeoB-associated Cys-rich membrane protein, producing the protein MNMQIIIIAILFAGAVFYIGRMMYRALTTKKSCGGNCKCGVDFSGIEPGKTTK
- a CDS encoding glycosyltransferase, yielding MSSSKQVFQADNPGRWNRFKWLSRVLLAALVIGIIAVVVTIRSTYYPELPNLNPAPKKMTKEELEQLKRSTKFKSFKIQKSEIEALERARKLHQIKQPNNKDRINAAFYRAWEPQAYNSLVVNIGHLDMVVSEGFSIVPKTDTVVTKLDTGLMNLNKKYNKPIVVSLSNYVNYNNTHGGYDTKDVDRIVNNKTLRSNFINSIVNSLTKNKLKGINVDFDELRDRNSKNYIAFQNELYATLHAKGFLVTQNVVPEDETFDITRLQHVNDFLFIMAIDEHYEATNAGDLSNQRWVEQILDEVCSKVPSEKVILTFAGGAYDWPEGSVGKTIGYQQAISTAEEQKSKITFDPNSANLHFTYMDKDSLDHTIYFTDAATNFNVIRMADDWATGGVALWRLGAEDPRLWTFFQKNLSIDSLKKTGVDMRKLTSVGLNNRVNVDYDGDGEVLDLITTPTTGVIDVKMDPATFTILDQHYIKLPTKYVIRRYGYAPKKVVLTFDDGPDPDFTPRILDILKAEKVPAAFFVVGAMAEKNIQLLRREYEEGYEIGNHTFFHPDISTISLKRVILELNSTRKLIESVTGRSTILFRPPFNADAEPQTLAEVIPVAESRRQSYITIGESIDPWDWQPGVTADSIIARTIRQKDNGSMILLHDAGGDTREETVKALPAIIHYFKSHGYEFTTIADVLGKTKDDLMPPIKPDPSTGIFGPAYDVFIHGYYYINWVLIYIFLSAIFLAIGRIVLIGILAVRQRSVDKKSKKLDRNTDVMPAVSIIVPAYNEEVNAVATIQSLLKTDYPSFEIIFVDDGSKDKTFAVVEAAYAGNPLIKILTKPNGGKASALNFGITHAQNDFVVCIDADTQLKTDAVYQLMTYFTDEEIGAVAGTVKVGNETNIITRWQSIEYITAQNMDRRAFDLINSITVVPGAIGAFRKSAIFRAGGFTYDTLAEDCDLTMRILKQGYVVRNCAEAIAYTEAPETINMLLKQRFRWSFGVMQSFWKNRDALFNKKYKFFGMVGMPNILIFQIILPLFSPLADLMMLFALFGEKPEKMLLYYVAFVLVDFIVGIIAFRMEKEDYKKLIYIIPQRFMWRQLMYYVLFKSLRKALKGELSGWGVLKRTGNVKVGGDGGKKSQPVYIVIGVAIIAVIVYLLYKHFS